The following proteins come from a genomic window of Terribacillus aidingensis:
- a CDS encoding LXG domain-containing protein — protein sequence MKEFAVKEIHKGTETSKIDLDALSEQLSNLQQKVRNLYSLEEALKGETGKAIRSFYNEIHTPFITFLLQSMENYKDRLDKMKSDVQSFEPNHQGYISEGFLNDELHPGLDQAKSKVASVSENINSVLSGVADITYITKISYSDFETSIEGGKRQIDDVIKDLSELDSKHASKLQETQSDLDKMKKYLSELTTGLSSGTISISEFDMASLQDMNAYINVIQQSYGNGNIEITEDNIEYLPMAAIAAATKNAEKGMDEGPLTIVQNAYKSLEKGEITRKEYNDILSTASNKNGSDTDKTDTFIEYTNKNWDKIGLDVTKDGVANGIEQLGIYIEKSAHSDGMKLVRDISSGTVGITTRTARGRASRINNKFDLGSKLASGGKFLGKYGLPGATAVYGTYEDMSKKDKTFGEAVAHNGASFGLGTVTMLGTAALVSNPGGWAVLGSIVVGTGVSHLFNYAYDNNIWGLQDGLDTIGGKIDDAWNSTVDSVQEIGEGIKDGIESLSNPMTYVRWMY from the coding sequence TTGAAAGAGTTCGCGGTCAAGGAAATTCACAAAGGCACAGAAACGTCCAAGATAGATCTAGACGCGCTTTCTGAACAACTATCAAACCTGCAGCAAAAAGTGAGGAATCTTTATAGCTTAGAAGAAGCTCTAAAAGGAGAAACAGGCAAGGCTATCCGATCTTTTTACAACGAAATCCATACCCCATTCATCACCTTCCTGCTTCAATCCATGGAAAATTACAAAGACAGACTGGATAAGATGAAGAGCGACGTCCAATCCTTCGAACCCAACCACCAGGGTTATATAAGTGAAGGTTTTCTAAACGACGAGCTGCACCCTGGACTTGATCAAGCTAAATCCAAGGTTGCCAGTGTCTCCGAGAACATCAATTCCGTATTATCCGGTGTGGCGGATATTACATATATAACAAAAATCAGTTATTCCGATTTTGAAACAAGTATTGAAGGCGGCAAACGTCAGATAGATGATGTCATTAAGGATCTTAGCGAACTCGACAGCAAACACGCATCAAAGCTGCAGGAAACACAAAGTGATCTGGATAAAATGAAAAAGTATCTGTCCGAATTGACCACCGGATTAAGTAGCGGCACTATATCGATCAGTGAATTCGATATGGCCTCCCTGCAGGATATGAATGCTTATATTAATGTCATTCAGCAAAGTTATGGAAATGGAAATATTGAGATCACGGAGGATAATATTGAGTATCTTCCTATGGCTGCGATTGCTGCTGCAACGAAAAATGCGGAAAAAGGGATGGATGAAGGTCCTCTCACTATCGTACAGAACGCCTACAAGAGCCTCGAGAAAGGTGAAATAACTAGAAAAGAATATAATGATATTCTCTCTACTGCTAGTAATAAAAATGGTTCTGATACAGATAAGACCGATACATTTATTGAATACACCAATAAAAATTGGGATAAGATTGGCCTTGATGTTACCAAGGATGGTGTAGCCAATGGAATTGAACAACTTGGTATATATATAGAAAAATCCGCTCATTCCGATGGTATGAAATTAGTTAGAGATATTTCATCAGGAACAGTGGGAATAACAACTAGAACTGCTAGAGGCAGAGCTAGTCGAATTAACAATAAGTTTGATCTAGGCAGTAAGCTAGCTAGTGGCGGCAAGTTTCTCGGAAAGTATGGACTCCCTGGGGCAACTGCTGTGTATGGTACGTATGAAGATATGAGCAAGAAAGACAAGACTTTTGGTGAGGCAGTTGCTCACAATGGAGCTTCATTTGGTCTGGGAACGGTTACAATGCTTGGAACCGCAGCCCTCGTTTCCAATCCTGGCGGATGGGCTGTATTAGGATCTATAGTCGTAGGTACAGGAGTTTCACATTTATTTAATTATGCTTACGATAACAATATTTGGGGACTTCAAGATGGTTTAGATACTATTGGCGGAAAAATAGATGATGCCTGGAATTCAACTGTAGATTCCGTACAGGAAATAGGAGAAGGTATAAAAGACGGCATAGAATCTTTAAGTAATCCTATGACTTATGTGAGGTGGATGTATTAA
- a CDS encoding YwqI/YxiC family protein, whose amino-acid sequence MSGEIKINQAEAQKGIQEMSDALQALQKQLGETMDGIKNMRMSDIYNEIKQEYENLIGQFITLFQDNIAVTETAVQELVELDRELGDNIALK is encoded by the coding sequence ATGAGCGGAGAAATTAAAATTAACCAAGCCGAGGCTCAAAAAGGCATCCAAGAAATGAGTGATGCCCTGCAAGCATTGCAAAAACAGCTCGGCGAAACAATGGACGGCATTAAAAATATGCGCATGAGTGATATTTACAACGAAATTAAACAAGAATACGAAAACCTTATCGGTCAGTTCATCACGCTGTTTCAAGATAACATAGCTGTAACAGAGACAGCCGTACAGGAACTAGTCGAACTGGATCGAGAACTTGGCGATAACATTGCTTTAAAATAA